The stretch of DNA catattttttctcttttctaagAATCGTCATGATCTAAGACCCCCTTGACTGACTTAACATGCATTCTAGCAGCTTCTGAAATGAAAACCCGATCCATGGAACCATCTTTTCTTTGAAAAGAAAGAGCTTGTTGAACCCGTCCTCAGACAGACCACTGGCACCCAATCTCTTTACTAGATTGGACCATGGGTCGTCACTCCTACATCCAAGATGTGGCACATCCATCGAATTAGTAGTAGATATACACAtcaattaaattgaatataGGATCAATGGTACTGCTTTCTATGCTATGCTATGATGTAAAGGATATGTGGGTTTAAGATTCTTGCTCTTAGTCTTTCGGGGGTTGTAGTTTTTGTTTGAGCCCTCAAATAAGAACGAGGCACATCCCAGAAATGGGGCGGGGAAGGAGAAGTGGGCATGTGGGTCTCATTCACTttactatttctcttttttaggAGGAAGATTTCCCACAACGAAAGACCAAGAATGGCCTCTTTGAAAGAAGACGACAGACATGCTGGGAAGGAAAAGAAAGGAGATGTGGCCTAAGTAGGTACAACAAAAGGTACTAGTATGGGCGCAATATGCGATTGAAAGCTCTTCTTTGGCAGGTTTCATGATTTGCTAATCCGATCTTGTAAGTTGGCTTATCTTAGGCCACCgactgagatgatggcttgaAAGCCGGGTAGAAATAAGACCAATCGAAAACCTTGGAAGCAATAAATCGCGGGGCGTAAGTTGTTGAATAAGCTGTGGGTCTTGAGGCAGATGTGGCATCTTCTGAACCACCGTAGTTATGGGAAAAAGCTCATCTTTTTTCAATGCAACCAGAGGGCTCTTAGTACGCTAACGCTACTACCTGCCCAGTAAGAGGATGTTTTTAGGTTTATGTCGTCAAAAGAAAGGGCTTCCCTATCAAcacaaagaataaataaaataaggattGGATTTCATCAAGAAAAGACAAAAACCACATTGAGTGGGGGCCTGCCTTAAAATAGCCCTTACAGAGCTTCTCTATTAAGAGCTGCTAGTTGGTGGTTGAGGAGTAATAGGTTCCGCATAAGCTACATTTCGTGGGAGAGGCACCTTTGCAGTACTTCCGAACTCGTCTTTCATCTACAGACATCCAATAGTTCGGTGCCCGAATACTCATCTTTGGTTGCAGCTTCGGCTGAAGCCTCTGCTTCATCCTTCCTTACCATCCTCGACTACTGGTCGGGCAACGATTTTGGTTAAAGATTTTGCCTTTACCTACCCACCGATTCTTTTGAGAAGAATGAATTCAGAAGCCACACAATACTAAAGAGCACACCGTAGCTCACAACGCAATAGCGCGCTCCCTTCCCTTAACGCTATAACTGCGCTCTCGCATGGGCTGGTTGCTTTGTTGTTCCCGCggtaaagtaaaaaaaaaagctaaaagtAGGCTCGCTATTGCGAGCTATACGAGCTGTTTGCCTTTATACGGCTTCGCTATCACTCCTATGAAGTGGTGGCCTTCTAGAAGCTTCGCCAAAAGCAAGCAAGATAAGGTCGCTCTCCTCCGCTCGTTCCGTACTTGACTTATGAGCTCGTGTAGTACTTGCCCCTATCTCTAACTCTAAAGGGGCTTATGCACTCCACTCGCTGTCTACTAAACGAGCCTTAGAGCGAGCGAAGCCTTCCATTTAGTGGCTTCCCCCTTTATCCCTCACCCTACTCTTTCATTTTCGCTTAAGCTTCCCCTGTTGTTTGTGGGATTAATTGATTGGATACCCGAGAACCATAATCTTTACTAGGAACAGCTTCTACGACGATAGGTGTAAAGGCATGATTAGTTCCATAAATCTCACTGCACTGACCATAGTAAACCCCTTCTCGTTGTACCGAAATAGAGATCTGATTTAAACGACCAGGTACAACATCACATTTGACACCTAAGGAAGGTACAGCCCAACTATGAGGTACATCAGTAGGTGTTACAATAATACGTAGATGAGTTTTGGCTGGTACAACCACTCTATTGTCCGCTTCTAATAAACTTGATTGACCCAATTCTAGATCATCTTCTGGAATCGTATAACTGTCAAAAGTGAGTGACTGTTCATCGAAATTGTTATAGTCTGAATACTCATAAGTCCGATACCATTGATGTCCAATAGCTTTGATAGTAATGGCTGGATCTACTACTACCTCGTCCATTGAGTATAACAGAGCAAATGATGGTATAGCAATGAACATCAGGATGATACTAGGAAATATGGTCCGAAGAATTTCGATAGTAGTTCCATGAACAATCCTTTGCGGGATTGGGTTTTTTGATAGTGGAAATGCCATAAAGCGCGAACCAAGATCCGTGATACGAAAACCAAAATCAGAATGAGGAAGAAAAAGATATCGTGATGTAAATCGATTATTCCTTGCATCATAGGACTTGCTGCGTCTTGAAATCCTAATTGCCATGGCTCCGCTGCATCACAAAAAGCTGCTTTATTGGGTAATATACCCGATAGATCCAGGGCATCCTTATAGGCTTCACCTTCTATTTCGTTTTTGTTCAAATCATCTAACAGGTGCTCCAGAAAAGGGATATTGTTGCTTTCGCCATGTAAAGCTTCGGCTGTACTCAGAACGTCTTGGTCACTCTTGTTAGTCATAAACTCTCCCAATTTATCGTGTATATCAGATTGAAGCTCTACTATATGTTCACTGTCCGGGTTAAGACCCGGATGATCCTCATCAATACCACGAGTCTCGTAATTATAATTAGAAGGAGCCGGCTACTCCACCTCAACATCACTTGCTATGGAAGGTAATGAGGGGACAGATGGAACCGAGTCGGCTGGTAAGGGTGGCAGGTCAGAAGGGACCGATGGAAAATCATTCCACATAGAAGCTGTATCACTCGAAGTTGAGTTAAGACTCTTCTCATCAAATAAAGAGATGCGTCAAACGTTGTTAAACATAGTGATTGAGCTAAAATAATTCCCTCCAGACAGACTGAACTCTGAACTCTATCAAGCCTGTAGGAGTAGTGAAGAACTCTTGTGAAATGTGCTTGGTTGTTGACCAAAGAAAAGCATGGGAGTCGAAAGGCGGTCGAGTTAAGTAAAGACTTAAAACAATGAAATCCTGGAACACTATCTATATCTCCTTTTCCTCAAGGACAGAGCATTTTCGATCTTAGGCGAACGAGGGTTACCGGCTCTACGACCTCGCAAGGCGCTACTGTAGTGCCCTTTGGGCCTACCGCTTTCTCAATCGAAAATGAAAACTGTCAAGATTAGCCTACTGAAGGATTCTTTCTATCACCTTACGTAATTTCTTGATGGATTTTCTGCCATCACCTACGCAATTTCAAAGTTGCATTTTGAATGAGAAAAGACACAGAATAAAGGCAATAAAGGCATTGGAAACCTAGAAAGAACACCTTCCTAATCTCAATAAAGAAAGACTTTCCAGCAAGCAATCAAATAGGTTCAAGCACCTCTACTTTCAGGTTCAGGCAGTTCCTTTATTGAAGTTTTTCGGGTAAAGGGGCATGGATTGAATCTTCTTATTAGCCCCTGATCCCATCCTTTCTTCTCTTAAGAGATTTCTAGTTAAAAAGTCATTCTTCTTTAATCAGTTGCACCAACTTGTTCCCGCTTTGGGATGGGAACTAGGTTGGAATTCAAAGAAAACACATGCGAAAGGCAGCGTGATAACAGTTTATCTTTGGCTTACTTACTAATTGTGGGCACGAAACGGAAATAGAGAAGTTAAGCAAATAACTAATTGGCGTGGGGGAGGAAAATCCTCTTTTGCACATCCTTTAGTTTAGTTCGGCTAAAAACTTCTCCGCTGGGTCGGAAGCCTTTGAGTGTACAAGGGGTACAGAAAAACCTTACCTGTTCGAAAAAGAGAATCTTGACCCTTATTTCATAGGGCTGGGAATGGGAACAAGAAGAATCACTAACAACCAGAAAGAAGTCCTTTTGGCTTTTTTTCTCTAAGTAGCTTTGGTAAGCTATTGCCTTACCAACTAACTAATAAAAGGAGTAGTAGTAGCAGTCGTCCCTCCTCGGGTGGATTCCCCTTTTTACTCCTAAAACGAAGGATCAAAAGAAATCTCTcgtacttttttttctttagtaataAAAAGGCGAGCTTTCCTGGCATATCATATGCCATTTCACCAGCTTCATTATCTGACTTCTCACCTGGGCTAAGCCCCGAACTTGGGActacataaaaaaagaaaatcccTTCCCATTAGCAGAGGACGAGTCGGGAACATCAAGAAAAACCTAAGCTCGCGCCTTGGAAAACAATAGACTTATTGGTACCTAGATAGCGCCTCCTaacacaagaaagaaaaagctgcTGGGTTACGGACAAAAAATACTTATTCGAAAAAAACCAGATTCTGTAGACTCAAACGCAACCAATTAACAACACTCCATTCTAGTCTCAAGATTTGGAACATTACAACCATATTGCCGATAGCGCTCTTTTTGTTTTTCGTCCCATCATCTGGTAACCGCCGAATGATCCACAGGAAAGGTGGCAGGAATCAAACCTAGCTTGTGTAGCCCCCTAATGGTTTAGGTAAGCCAGCCTCCATAGCTTTCTGCGCCCCAACGGAGCCTTTCCTTTCGATCATTCAACTAGGTGTGATATACCAAATTCCAATTCTGAGAATGTCTTTCTAGAAGGGTATAGGACTAACAAAACAACCTCAACCGAATAAGCCGAAACCACAGAACGATAAGAAGAAAGGGCATAAAGCTAAGCAAAGGAAAGCTATTTCTCGCGCAACGTGCCACTGATGTGTGCCCTAAGGTGGTTAGTTACCAATGAAGACATGAGTCGTCGAATTGGATCTGTACAATTTCTCAATCCTGACTACTGCTTGTTTTATAGTGTGTACAACTATCGTCCGCAGTCAACCTTACTTCGGTACAGAGGATTGATGTGTCATGTTCCTAACCATAGGATTGCTCCACTAGAGAGGTCGGGCATTCATTACTACAATTACCAACATCTCTTCTTTCCCTGCTCCAATATGAGTTGAGATTATCAAAGTTTAGAGTAAAGTATGAGTAGAATGTCAGAGGTCTTCTAGGGTCACTCTCCTCATTTATTCAATGCTTTGGAGGAAGAGGGGCAGCAGACAAGGAGAGCACTTGGCATTGGTTTATTTCATGCTACGATGCCGTCTCCCCATCTTTGGTTGAAGCAGGGATGAGACCCTATAGTCTCTATCCAGTGCTCTTCTGGCTTGGTATCCGTTTAAGTCTCAATGTCTTTCCTTCCCTGTGTATGATATGAGTTTTGAGTAGTCGATGAGACTAGTCAGATTCTCCTATAGGTATAATCCTTGTCTTTGTTCTTTTTCAATGCTTGAGGGACTTCTGTCAATGCTCTGGGTACTACTAGGCACAACATAGCAAGAAGTCGTTCTGCTCTATTCAGCTATCCCTAGGAGTGCTAAGGTTCAAATCCAATTCGTGAGAAGAAGCCAAGCGAGAGACTatatcaaaagaaaatggaatttCCGAGAAAGAGATCAAAGCGAGGAAATTGAGAGGTGATGAAGCTGTAGTGGCTCTCCGCCGGTTTGTATTAGTGAGAAGGGCCAGAGATTCGTTTGTCTTTTGTCTCATGCAGGGCACCTTTTCTTTATGCTAAGCAGTAAGCGTAGTTTTTCCCCGGGTAATGCATGAAATAAGGGGCTTCTTGTTGCCCTTGTTTCTTGGAATCGAGACTCAGAAGGTTTTTCTTATGGCTTGTTTTTCCCCTTCCGCTCGATCTACGGATATCTATCTAATGCGGCGCGTTGCGATTCGTCTTTTTTTGAAGAAATGGGCACAAAGCCAGGCATTTAGTGATGGGATAGATATAGAACCAGAATCGGTTGCCAAAAGGACCCCGTTTGTGGTTTAAGGCTAAGTTCATTCTTCGATATATCTCACTCGAGATGTAGGTTTACTAGTCTTCTAGTTGAGTTTCCCCTACCTCTGCATCTATCTCATTCGCTGAGATAGGTTTCATTTAAAGAGAGCGCTATCGGCAATATGGTTGTAATGTTCCAAATCTTGAGACTAGAATGGAGTGTTGTTAATTGGTCGCGTTCGAGTCTACGGAATCTGgttttttgttatatatatgtcGTAATGTGAATTcaggtgtatatatataaatcggTGCTTGACTTGTGGACATTTGAGGCTTGGTGGAGGTTGGGTGTTATAGTTTTGAAGATTTTGGAACCTTATGGCTGTGTTCAGTGCCTTTGGTGGTGTCTTGGGTTATACGGAaaatcagccaaggtatggtttaggtttctcgtatttaatatataatgttctatGAAAACTTAGGtcagatgaccataggataggttggaaCATATGAGTATGTTTAATGTTTAATGATTAGAACCCTTGATGTTGATTGCTATTTATGATGATAGAACGTTAAGTGATGAGTTGATGATGATTGACATAATGATATGAATGTAAGTATATATTGAATTGGTGAATGATAATCTTGTTCATGTATTTGGGAAATTGATGCATGGGATTGTTAAGATTGAGGAATGGTAGGATGTGAAGGTTGTTGTGGTGATGGAAATGATATATTGTGTTGATATTTTGGTGTATAGTA from Arachis duranensis cultivar V14167 chromosome 4, aradu.V14167.gnm2.J7QH, whole genome shotgun sequence encodes:
- the LOC127746502 gene encoding cytochrome c oxidase subunit 2-like, with product MAIRISRRSKSYDARNNRFTSRYLFLPHSDFGFRITDLGSRFMAFPLSKNPIPQRIVHGTTIEILRTIFPSIILMFIAIPSFALLYSMDEVVVDPAITIKAIGHQWYRTYEYSDYNNFDEQSLTFDSYTIPEDDLELGQSSLLEADNRVVVPAKTHLRIIVTPTDVPHSWAVPSLGVKCDVVPGRLNQISISVQREGVYYGQCSEIYGTNHAFTPIVVEAVPSKDYGSRVSNQLIPQTTGEA